One region of Alphaproteobacteria bacterium genomic DNA includes:
- the mfd gene encoding transcription-repair coupling factor, with protein sequence MEGIQKIYGLPEGYDAFYLADLLEKSTHKIHLHICADDLRMAHFERWIAFLNPKTEILTFPAWDCLPYDRSSPKNEFVGKRLEALNRLIHLADKKQTNPILVLTTSHAFAQKILPPSYLKTKGLYAKKGETLDLKALSAFAEQNGYNRVQTVREIGEYAIRGGIIDIYPPSVPNPYRLDLFGDEIEQIKIFDPLSQRTLDEASHLQLGPTSEIFMNAETIDRFREAYRSLFGMPQPRDKIYHAVTEGRKIIGLEHWLPLFYEKMHALTDYLPSHFTTSLDPDFFQATQMRLEQIQDFYQARLDALAIETKMDSAELYRPIPKEQHYFSDKDIHALLSQCAPIQFMTNYIDTGAQRSYNFAVERTRPDINLFEAFKTYCKTKQTDGKIIAITSHSEGSRSRLKHLLSEHDFAHVIDINQIEDLPQTKTDAICLLSLPLDHGFETKTHVMLSEQDILGDRLLRAVKKKRKADHFIQEIDTLENGELVIHQEHGLGRYDGLITLTINDTQHDCLKILYADDDKLFLPVENLELLSRYGTGSENQQLDKLGSAAWQARKARVKKRLMDMADALLKIAAQRELQKAEPTPVPEGIYEEFEARFAFDETEDQIKAIDDVMNDLQTGKLMDRLICGDVGFGKTEIAIRAAFLVASSNRQVAVVVPTTLLARQHFRSFKQRFEGLPFRIEQLSRLVKPKQMAQTKEGIAKGEVDIIIGTHALLSSSLSFKNLGLLIIDEEQKFGVKQKERLKEIATDIHVLTLTATPIPRTLQLSLTGVKDLSLIATPPVDRLAVRTFVLPFDRLIIREAILREHFRGGQTYYVCPRIQDLDHVAARLMEIAPEVRFVKAHGQMPAAELEDVMNEFDQGNYDVLLATNIVESGLDIPNANTLIIHRSDLFGLAQLYQLRGRIGRSKQRGYAYLTYPNNMILTPIAKQRLHVLETLDSLGAGFTLASHDMDIRGAGNLLGEEQSGHVKEVGVELYQEMLREAVEEARHHQRPGVEMKDQHDWAPTIQLGASVLIPDIYVEDLTTRLSLYRRLSSLVEEEEIDSFAAELVDRFGPLPEEVNNLLEVISLKKYCRYAGISRLELGPKGIIISFRNNQFKRPEKLIQFIQSKLGLVKLRPDHRLVYIRSWPDRKSSLKGVFQFVKEIADLAI encoded by the coding sequence ATGGAGGGAATTCAAAAAATTTATGGCCTACCTGAAGGCTATGATGCCTTTTATCTTGCCGATCTTCTGGAAAAATCCACACACAAAATCCATCTCCATATTTGCGCGGATGATTTAAGAATGGCTCATTTTGAAAGATGGATTGCTTTTTTAAATCCGAAAACAGAAATTCTCACTTTTCCGGCATGGGATTGTCTTCCTTATGATCGAAGCTCACCCAAAAATGAATTTGTCGGCAAGAGGCTCGAGGCCTTAAATAGGCTCATCCATCTCGCAGACAAAAAACAAACAAATCCTATTTTGGTTCTCACAACATCCCATGCTTTTGCACAAAAAATTCTGCCTCCCTCATACCTCAAAACCAAAGGCCTCTATGCCAAAAAGGGGGAGACTCTTGATCTCAAAGCCTTGAGTGCCTTTGCTGAGCAAAATGGATATAACCGCGTTCAAACAGTGCGCGAAATAGGCGAATATGCGATCAGAGGCGGCATCATCGATATTTACCCGCCTTCTGTACCAAATCCATATCGGCTTGATCTTTTTGGTGATGAAATTGAACAGATCAAAATTTTTGATCCACTCTCTCAACGAACCCTTGATGAAGCCTCGCATTTACAACTTGGCCCAACGTCAGAAATTTTCATGAATGCTGAGACAATTGACCGGTTCCGAGAGGCTTACAGATCCTTATTTGGCATGCCTCAGCCGCGCGATAAAATTTATCATGCTGTGACAGAAGGGCGCAAAATCATTGGCCTTGAACATTGGCTTCCCCTTTTTTATGAGAAAATGCATGCGCTTACTGACTATCTGCCCTCACACTTTACAACGAGCCTTGATCCAGATTTCTTCCAGGCAACACAAATGCGCCTTGAGCAAATTCAAGACTTCTATCAGGCACGTCTTGATGCTCTGGCGATTGAAACAAAAATGGATAGTGCAGAACTTTATCGCCCTATTCCGAAAGAGCAACACTACTTCAGCGATAAAGACATCCATGCTCTTCTGTCACAATGCGCACCCATTCAATTCATGACAAACTATATCGATACAGGGGCGCAGCGCAGCTATAATTTTGCTGTTGAACGAACAAGGCCTGATATCAATCTGTTCGAAGCTTTCAAAACATATTGCAAAACAAAACAAACTGACGGGAAAATCATTGCAATCACAAGCCATTCTGAAGGATCACGCAGTCGTTTAAAACATTTGCTTTCAGAACATGATTTCGCGCATGTGATCGACATCAATCAAATTGAAGATCTGCCTCAAACGAAGACAGATGCAATCTGTCTTTTGTCTTTGCCCCTTGATCATGGGTTTGAAACAAAGACTCATGTGATGCTTTCTGAACAAGATATCTTGGGCGATCGACTTTTACGCGCTGTCAAAAAGAAACGAAAAGCAGATCACTTTATCCAAGAAATTGATACGCTTGAGAACGGTGAATTGGTTATCCATCAAGAGCATGGCTTAGGACGTTATGATGGCCTCATAACACTCACAATCAATGACACTCAGCATGACTGCTTGAAAATCCTTTATGCCGATGATGATAAGCTTTTTCTACCCGTTGAAAATTTAGAACTGCTCAGCCGCTATGGAACGGGCTCTGAAAATCAACAACTTGACAAATTAGGCAGTGCTGCCTGGCAAGCCCGAAAAGCGCGCGTTAAAAAGCGCCTCATGGATATGGCAGATGCCCTTTTAAAAATTGCAGCCCAGCGTGAGCTCCAAAAGGCTGAGCCAACACCTGTCCCTGAAGGCATTTACGAAGAGTTTGAGGCTCGTTTTGCTTTTGATGAAACAGAAGATCAAATCAAAGCAATTGATGATGTGATGAATGATCTGCAAACTGGAAAGCTTATGGATCGTCTCATTTGCGGCGATGTTGGCTTTGGCAAAACAGAAATTGCGATCAGAGCTGCATTCTTAGTCGCAAGTTCAAACCGCCAAGTCGCCGTTGTCGTGCCAACAACTCTCCTTGCACGCCAACATTTCAGATCTTTCAAACAAAGATTTGAGGGTCTTCCTTTCCGGATTGAGCAATTGTCTCGCCTTGTTAAACCAAAACAAATGGCACAGACAAAAGAAGGCATTGCAAAGGGCGAGGTTGATATCATCATCGGAACACATGCCCTTTTAAGCAGCTCATTGTCCTTCAAAAACCTGGGGCTTCTCATCATCGATGAAGAACAAAAATTCGGCGTCAAACAAAAAGAACGCCTGAAAGAAATCGCAACTGACATTCATGTCCTTACCCTTACTGCAACCCCCATTCCGCGCACCTTGCAGCTTTCTCTGACTGGTGTGAAAGATCTGAGCCTCATTGCAACACCCCCAGTTGATCGCCTTGCTGTCAGAACCTTTGTTTTGCCCTTTGATCGTCTTATCATTCGCGAAGCAATCTTAAGGGAGCACTTTAGAGGCGGACAAACTTACTATGTTTGTCCACGCATTCAAGACTTAGATCATGTGGCCGCACGTCTCATGGAAATTGCGCCAGAGGTTCGGTTTGTCAAAGCACATGGTCAAATGCCTGCAGCTGAACTTGAAGATGTGATGAATGAATTTGATCAAGGCAATTATGATGTTTTACTTGCCACAAACATTGTTGAATCGGGCCTTGATATTCCAAATGCCAATACACTTATTATCCATCGCTCTGATCTCTTTGGACTTGCCCAGCTCTATCAATTGAGAGGGCGCATTGGCCGATCAAAACAAAGAGGGTACGCCTATTTAACCTATCCAAACAACATGATTCTAACCCCTATTGCCAAACAGAGGTTGCATGTGCTTGAGACGCTTGACTCGTTAGGCGCTGGCTTTACGCTTGCAAGTCATGACATGGATATCAGAGGCGCAGGCAATCTGCTCGGCGAAGAGCAATCTGGTCATGTCAAAGAAGTTGGTGTTGAACTCTATCAAGAGATGCTGAGAGAAGCGGTTGAAGAAGCAAGACATCACCAAAGGCCTGGCGTTGAAATGAAAGATCAACATGATTGGGCGCCAACAATTCAGCTAGGTGCCTCTGTTCTCATTCCTGATATCTATGTTGAAGATTTAACAACAAGACTTAGCCTTTATAGACGTCTGTCGAGCCTGGTTGAAGAGGAAGAGATTGATTCTTTTGCTGCAGAATTGGTTGATCGTTTTGGCCCTCTGCCTGAAGAAGTAAACAATTTACTTGAAGTGATCTCTCTCAAAAAATATTGTCGTTACGCTGGCATTTCGCGCTTAGAGTTAGGGCCAAAAGGAATCATTATCAGCTTCAGAAACAATCAATTCAAAAGGCCTGAAAAGCTCATCCAATTTATTCAATCCAAGCTTGGGCTTGTCAAACTAAGACCTGACCATCGCCTGGTCTATATTCGCAGCTGGCCTGATCGCAAATCAAGCCTTAAAGGCGTTTTCCAATTCGTCAAAGAAATTGCTGACTTGGCGATTTAG
- a CDS encoding 23S rRNA (adenine(2030)-N(6))-methyltransferase RlmJ, translated as MLSYQHSYHAGCLADVHKHAALSIMLHKLTEKDKALTYMETHAARGFYDLSAPEALKTGEAEKGIIALTNEMAIPKDHPYAKILAKTKYDLGPDFYPGSPLIAELSLRDFDQLILMELHPQEYAALKENMDAPNIHIHKRNGYEGVLALSPPTPRRGFVLIDPSYEVKTEYQEAAEFILKLHRKWAEATILLWYPILKAAHHHELTRLLESANLPKYWHQEILFSKSDENQMQGSGLICINLPFGTEESLAQLKTFF; from the coding sequence ATGCTCTCTTATCAGCACTCATACCATGCAGGATGCCTCGCTGATGTTCATAAGCATGCGGCACTTTCAATCATGCTCCATAAGCTGACTGAAAAAGACAAAGCTCTTACCTATATGGAAACCCATGCAGCTCGTGGCTTCTATGATTTAAGCGCACCTGAGGCACTCAAAACAGGCGAGGCTGAAAAAGGCATTATTGCGCTCACCAATGAGATGGCAATACCTAAAGATCATCCCTATGCCAAGATTCTCGCCAAAACGAAATATGATCTTGGCCCTGATTTTTATCCTGGCTCCCCTTTGATTGCAGAGCTCTCACTCAGAGACTTCGATCAGCTCATCTTGATGGAATTGCATCCTCAAGAATATGCAGCGCTCAAAGAAAACATGGATGCTCCCAATATTCACATCCACAAAAGAAATGGCTATGAAGGGGTTTTGGCTCTCTCACCGCCAACGCCCCGGCGTGGTTTTGTTCTTATTGACCCAAGTTATGAAGTCAAAACGGAATATCAGGAGGCTGCTGAGTTCATCTTAAAACTTCATCGCAAATGGGCGGAGGCCACCATTCTACTCTGGTATCCCATTTTAAAAGCTGCTCATCATCACGAATTGACAAGACTCTTAGAGAGTGCTAATCTGCCGAAATATTGGCATCAAGAGATCCTTTTCTCAAAGTCTGATGAAAACCAAATGCAAGGTTCTGGTCTTATTTGCATTAACCTGCCTTTTGGCACTGAAGAATCCCTTGCCCAATTAAAAACATTTTTTTAA
- the metG gene encoding methionine--tRNA ligase: protein MEKKYLITSALPYINGVKHLGNLVGSILPADVYAKFLRQEQKDVLFICGTDEHGTPAEIAAAEAGRPIADYCHDMFELQKSIYEKFDIEFDHFGRSSSPANHKITTEIFQHLKQNGFIFEKAIHQYYSHADGRFLPDRYVEGTCPHCGFAKARGDQCDGCGTLLEPEDLLNPYSSISGSKDIELQETRHFFLDLTKLQTKMENWIAEKKDWPDLVKGTAKKWLGEGLQARCITRDLKWGIPVAEAGFEDKVFYVWFDAPNGYISITMDWAESIGKPDLWKEWWMNSDNVQYTQFMAKDNIAFHAIFWPGVLFGADMGFHQVDYIKGFHWLNYEKGKFSTSQKRGLFTDRAIELYPADYWRYYLMTNCPETSDSDFTFAHFAAIVNKDLADILGNFCNRALSLFEKYFEATIPHQFTPADIDQDLYQKALHLTQEIESHLSHMKFRHALQSLRALWVLGNEYITEAQPWSHMKTDPEKASHILIHCVHLMRLFAITSHSIIPDSAKKILGILNDPTAENLAHTPLQEGLNFSYFKKGHVMKPTQKLFEKVEDEAVERLTAEFSGQ, encoded by the coding sequence ATGGAAAAAAAATATCTCATTACCAGCGCTCTTCCCTACATTAATGGGGTGAAACATTTAGGCAACCTCGTTGGCTCTATTCTGCCCGCTGATGTCTATGCAAAATTCTTACGTCAAGAACAAAAAGATGTTCTCTTTATTTGCGGAACGGACGAGCATGGAACGCCAGCTGAAATCGCAGCTGCGGAAGCTGGAAGGCCAATTGCTGACTATTGTCATGATATGTTTGAATTGCAAAAATCGATCTACGAAAAATTCGATATTGAATTTGACCATTTCGGCAGAAGTTCATCGCCTGCAAACCACAAGATTACAACAGAGATCTTCCAGCACCTGAAGCAAAATGGCTTTATTTTTGAAAAGGCGATTCACCAATATTACTCGCACGCTGATGGACGTTTCTTACCGGATCGTTATGTCGAAGGCACTTGTCCTCACTGCGGCTTTGCAAAAGCACGTGGTGATCAGTGTGATGGCTGCGGAACACTTCTTGAACCAGAAGATTTGCTGAATCCCTACTCGTCAATCAGCGGCAGCAAAGATATTGAACTGCAAGAAACAAGGCACTTCTTTTTGGACCTCACCAAACTTCAAACCAAAATGGAAAATTGGATCGCTGAAAAGAAAGACTGGCCTGATCTTGTGAAAGGCACAGCAAAGAAATGGCTTGGCGAAGGGCTTCAAGCCAGATGCATTACGCGCGATTTAAAATGGGGAATCCCTGTAGCTGAAGCAGGCTTCGAAGACAAAGTTTTTTATGTTTGGTTCGATGCCCCAAACGGCTATATAAGCATCACAATGGATTGGGCAGAATCAATCGGCAAGCCTGATCTTTGGAAAGAGTGGTGGATGAATTCTGACAATGTCCAATACACACAATTTATGGCAAAAGACAATATTGCCTTCCATGCAATTTTCTGGCCGGGTGTTCTCTTTGGTGCCGACATGGGCTTTCATCAAGTTGATTACATCAAAGGATTCCATTGGCTCAATTATGAAAAAGGAAAATTCTCAACCAGCCAAAAGCGCGGCCTTTTCACAGACAGAGCGATCGAACTTTATCCTGCTGATTATTGGCGCTATTATTTGATGACCAACTGCCCTGAAACATCAGATTCCGATTTCACCTTTGCTCATTTTGCAGCCATCGTGAACAAAGATTTGGCTGATATTCTTGGCAATTTCTGTAACAGGGCGCTGTCTCTGTTTGAGAAATATTTTGAGGCAACCATTCCGCATCAATTCACCCCTGCTGACATTGATCAAGATCTCTATCAAAAAGCACTTCACCTGACTCAAGAGATTGAATCACACCTATCTCATATGAAATTCCGCCATGCACTTCAATCTTTAAGAGCGCTGTGGGTTCTTGGCAATGAGTATATTACCGAGGCTCAGCCTTGGTCGCATATGAAAACGGACCCAGAAAAAGCATCGCACATTCTGATTCATTGCGTGCATCTGATGCGTCTTTTTGCAATCACAAGCCACTCGATTATTCCTGATTCTGCCAAAAAGATTTTGGGCATCTTGAACGATCCAACTGCAGAAAACCTCGCTCATACGCCTTTGCAAGAAGGCCTCAACTTTAGCTATTTCAAGAAAGGCCATGTGATGAAGCCAACACAAAAGCTTTTTGAAAAAGTCGAAGATGAAGCCGTAGAGCGCCTCACCGCTGAATTCTCAGGTCAATAA
- a CDS encoding class D beta-lactamase — protein sequence MKKLIIPALLALFFSTPAFADDNCYLVKEGDKILLEEGNCKISFPPCSTFKLALSLMGYNEGILIDETHPEVPFKEGYEDWLEVWRQPHTPQSFMKNSVVWYSQFIVSEMGEDKLHAYIQKFNYGNKVTTKLKGFEEKPLWISNALQITPQGQIDFLTRLLSYQLPVSQKAVDITKNITYLETFPNGWKLHGKTGMGNQFTPDRKAQTDLQQGWFVGWAEKGDHKIIFASHRTDDQKHERSASFRIKADMIEKLKQITTTLESNDQ from the coding sequence ATGAAAAAACTTATTATACCTGCCCTCTTGGCACTCTTTTTTAGCACCCCTGCTTTTGCCGATGACAACTGTTACCTCGTGAAAGAGGGAGACAAAATCCTTCTTGAAGAAGGCAATTGTAAGATCAGCTTTCCTCCTTGTTCAACTTTTAAGCTCGCCTTAAGCCTCATGGGCTATAACGAAGGCATCCTCATTGATGAGACCCATCCAGAAGTACCTTTCAAAGAAGGCTATGAAGATTGGCTTGAGGTCTGGAGGCAACCACACACACCACAAAGTTTTATGAAAAACTCTGTTGTTTGGTATTCCCAATTTATCGTGAGCGAAATGGGAGAAGATAAGCTCCATGCCTATATCCAAAAATTCAATTATGGTAATAAAGTAACCACAAAATTAAAAGGCTTTGAAGAAAAACCTTTATGGATTTCAAACGCCCTTCAAATCACCCCACAAGGTCAAATCGATTTCCTAACACGACTTCTCAGTTATCAATTGCCTGTCAGTCAAAAAGCCGTCGATATAACCAAGAATATCACCTATCTTGAAACATTCCCCAATGGCTGGAAGCTCCATGGTAAAACAGGCATGGGTAACCAATTTACCCCTGATCGAAAAGCTCAAACCGATCTTCAGCAAGGCTGGTTCGTTGGTTGGGCCGAAAAGGGTGATCATAAAATCATCTTTGCAAGCCATCGCACCGATGATCAAAAACACGAGAGATCTGCAAGCTTCCGTATCAAAGCAGACATGATCGAAAAGCTCAAACAGATCACAACAACGCTTGAATCAAATGACCAATAA
- a CDS encoding Fic family protein, with translation MFQVKNITITTEILKFISEIDVFKGKWQATQDLAPDRLSSLKRIATIESVGSSTRIEGAKLTDEQVERLLSKLEQKSFTTRDEQEVAGYADAMDIVYGSYAQVLLTENHIKQLHGILLKYSIKDEEHRGTYKKITNHVEAFDVDGKSLGVVFQTATPFETPSMMRELVEWYNAQINEEAQHPLLLIGVFVVVFLAIHPFKDGNGRLSRILTTLLLLRAGYSYVPYSSMETVIEANKENYYLALRRTQQTIRAENQNWEAWLSFFLKTMVRQKDNLAQKVREERSLRDMLPALSRSILELALSRGEITVREMENVTQANRNTIKLHLKKLVEQEYLAAVGKGRGSFYRIK, from the coding sequence ATGTTCCAGGTTAAAAACATCACAATTACAACAGAAATCCTTAAGTTTATAAGTGAGATAGACGTATTTAAAGGTAAATGGCAGGCAACGCAGGATTTGGCACCAGATCGCTTAAGTAGCTTGAAACGTATTGCAACCATCGAAAGTGTTGGATCTTCAACTCGTATTGAAGGAGCAAAGCTTACTGATGAGCAGGTAGAGCGCCTGCTTTCTAAACTTGAACAGAAATCGTTCACAACCCGTGATGAGCAGGAGGTGGCAGGTTATGCAGATGCCATGGATATAGTTTATGGAAGTTATGCTCAGGTCTTATTAACTGAAAACCATATTAAACAATTACACGGAATCTTACTGAAATATAGTATTAAAGATGAAGAACATCGAGGTACATATAAGAAGATCACTAACCATGTGGAAGCATTTGATGTTGATGGGAAAAGCCTCGGTGTTGTTTTCCAGACGGCCACTCCCTTTGAAACGCCTTCGATGATGCGAGAACTCGTGGAATGGTATAATGCTCAGATCAATGAAGAAGCTCAGCATCCGCTGTTGTTGATTGGTGTTTTTGTCGTTGTATTTCTGGCCATTCATCCCTTTAAAGATGGGAATGGCAGGCTGTCACGCATTTTGACCACTTTATTATTACTGCGTGCTGGATATTCTTATGTACCTTATAGTTCTATGGAAACAGTTATTGAAGCGAATAAAGAAAATTATTATTTGGCGCTGCGTAGAACTCAGCAGACGATACGTGCTGAAAATCAGAATTGGGAGGCGTGGTTATCTTTCTTTTTAAAAACAATGGTCAGACAAAAAGATAACCTTGCTCAAAAAGTGAGAGAGGAGCGTTCTTTACGCGACATGCTGCCAGCCCTGTCACGTAGCATTTTAGAACTAGCTCTTTCTCGTGGTGAGATTACCGTGCGTGAAATGGAAAATGTTACACAGGCCAATCGTAACACAATAAAACTGCATTTAAAAAAGTTAGTTGAGCAAGAATATTTGGCAGCAGTTGGTAAAGGGCGTGGTTCATTTTACAGGATTAAATAA